In Salmo salar chromosome ssa15, Ssal_v3.1, whole genome shotgun sequence, one genomic interval encodes:
- the LOC106571110 gene encoding cholesterol 24-hydroxylase isoform X2, producing the protein MALFPFFAGWIGYLLICLLGLIFIAFLCFCLYIKYIHLKYDHIPGPPRDSFLFGHLPTIQREMSNDRVVHDKFLEWAETYGPVYRINGMHVVMLCVTCPDTTKEVLMSPKYPKASLVYKRLFNLFGQRFLGSGLVTAQNHDEWYKQRRIMDPAFSSLYLRGQMGVFNERAEKLMDKLADMADTNTAANMHHMFNCVTLDVITKVAFGVELDLLNESDSPFPNAIEMCLKGMVHYLRDSTFQNKKFINEVKKSCQLLRSTGRQWINERKMAVQNGEDIPKDILTQILKTACKEENIANDDEELMLDNFVTFFIAGQETTANQLAFAVMELGRLPEILTKVRQEVDDVLGMKQEINFDDLGKMTYLSQVLKETLRLYPTAPGTSRFIPNDIVINGIPIPAGVSCVFNSYVCGRLDKFFEDPLTFDPERFHPDAAKPYYCYYPFALGPRSCLGQSFAQMEAKVVMAKLLQMFDFSLLPGQSFDILDTGSLRPKSGVVCNIRHRGQTPAA; encoded by the exons TTTTTTATTTGGACATTTACCAACCATTCAGAGGGAGATGAGCAATGATCGAGTTGTCCACGACAAATTTCTGGAATG GGCTGAGACATATGGACCGGTCTACCGTATCAACGGTATGCATGTTGTGATGTTGTGTGTGACCTGTCCTGATACCACCAAG GAAGTCCTGATGTCACCTAAGTACCCCAAAGCCTCACTGGTCTACAAGCGTCTCTTCAACCTGTTTGGACAGAG GTTTTTGGGAAGTGGCCTGGTCACAGCACAGAATCATGATGAGTGGTACAAACAGCGAAGAATAATGGACCCTGCCTTCAGCAGTCT GTACCTGCGGGGTCAGATGGGTGTGTTCAACGAGAGGGCAGAGAAGCTGATGGATAAACTGGCAGACATGGCTGACACCAACACAGCTGCCAACATGCACCACATGTTCAACTGTGTGACACTGGATGTCATCACTAAG GTGGCGTTTGGAGTGGAGCTGGATCTGCTGAATGAGAGTGACTCTCCGTTTCCCAACGCTATAGAGATGTGTCTGAAGGGAATGGTCCACTATCTCAGAGACTCCACCTTCCAG AACAAGAAGTTCATCAACGAGGTGAAGAAGTCTTGTCAGCTGCTGCGTTCGACAGGCAGACAGTGGATCAACGAGAGGAAAATGGCCGTCCAAAACGGAGAGGACATTCCAAAAGACATCCTCACACAGATCCTCAAGACAGCTTGCAAAG AGGAAAACATAGCAAACGATGATGAGGAGCTTATGCTGGACAACTTTGTGACGTTCTTCATTGCGG GGCAAGAGACAACAGCCAATCAACTAGCTTTTGCCGTCATGGAACTGGGAAGGCTGCCAGAGATATTGACGAA GGTGAGGCAGGAAGTGGATGATGTCCTCGGGATGAAACAGGAAATCAACTTCGACGACCTGGGGAAAATGACCTACCTGTCTCAG GTTTTGAAGGAGACTCTAAGGTTGTACCCTACAGCACCAGGCACTTCTCGCTTCATCCCCAACGACATCGTCATCAACGGCATCCCCATCCCAGCGGGAGTCTCATGCGTC TTCAATTCGTATGTCTGTGGAAGGTTGGATAAGTTCTTTGAGGACCCGCTGACGTTTGACCCAGAGAGGTTCCATCCAGACGCTGCCAA AccctattactgctactaccccTTCGCCCTGGGACCACGCTCATGTCTGGGACAGAGCTTCGCACAG ATGGAGGCCAAGGTAGTGATGGCCAAGCTGCTCCAGATGTTTGACttcagcctgctgcctggccagtCCTTTGACATCCTGGACACTGGGTCTTTGAGACCAAAGAGTGGAGTGGTGTGTAACATCAGACACAGAGGACAGACACCCGCAGCCTGA
- the LOC106571110 gene encoding cholesterol 24-hydroxylase isoform X1, translating to MALFPFFAGWIGYLLICLLGLIFIAFLCFCLYIKYIHLKYDHIPGPPRDSFLFGHLPTIQREMSNDRVVHDKFLEWAETYGPVYRINGMHVVMLCVTCPDTTKEVLMSPKYPKASLVYKRLFNLFGQRFLGSGLVTAQNHDEWYKQRRIMDPAFSSLYLRGQMGVFNERAEKLMDKLADMADTNTAANMHHMFNCVTLDVITKVAFGVELDLLNESDSPFPNAIEMCLKGMVHYLRDSTFQFYPKNKKFINEVKKSCQLLRSTGRQWINERKMAVQNGEDIPKDILTQILKTACKEENIANDDEELMLDNFVTFFIAGQETTANQLAFAVMELGRLPEILTKVRQEVDDVLGMKQEINFDDLGKMTYLSQVLKETLRLYPTAPGTSRFIPNDIVINGIPIPAGVSCVFNSYVCGRLDKFFEDPLTFDPERFHPDAAKPYYCYYPFALGPRSCLGQSFAQMEAKVVMAKLLQMFDFSLLPGQSFDILDTGSLRPKSGVVCNIRHRGQTPAA from the exons TTTTTTATTTGGACATTTACCAACCATTCAGAGGGAGATGAGCAATGATCGAGTTGTCCACGACAAATTTCTGGAATG GGCTGAGACATATGGACCGGTCTACCGTATCAACGGTATGCATGTTGTGATGTTGTGTGTGACCTGTCCTGATACCACCAAG GAAGTCCTGATGTCACCTAAGTACCCCAAAGCCTCACTGGTCTACAAGCGTCTCTTCAACCTGTTTGGACAGAG GTTTTTGGGAAGTGGCCTGGTCACAGCACAGAATCATGATGAGTGGTACAAACAGCGAAGAATAATGGACCCTGCCTTCAGCAGTCT GTACCTGCGGGGTCAGATGGGTGTGTTCAACGAGAGGGCAGAGAAGCTGATGGATAAACTGGCAGACATGGCTGACACCAACACAGCTGCCAACATGCACCACATGTTCAACTGTGTGACACTGGATGTCATCACTAAG GTGGCGTTTGGAGTGGAGCTGGATCTGCTGAATGAGAGTGACTCTCCGTTTCCCAACGCTATAGAGATGTGTCTGAAGGGAATGGTCCACTATCTCAGAGACTCCACCTTCCAG tTCTACCCAAAGAACAAGAAGTTCATCAACGAGGTGAAGAAGTCTTGTCAGCTGCTGCGTTCGACAGGCAGACAGTGGATCAACGAGAGGAAAATGGCCGTCCAAAACGGAGAGGACATTCCAAAAGACATCCTCACACAGATCCTCAAGACAGCTTGCAAAG AGGAAAACATAGCAAACGATGATGAGGAGCTTATGCTGGACAACTTTGTGACGTTCTTCATTGCGG GGCAAGAGACAACAGCCAATCAACTAGCTTTTGCCGTCATGGAACTGGGAAGGCTGCCAGAGATATTGACGAA GGTGAGGCAGGAAGTGGATGATGTCCTCGGGATGAAACAGGAAATCAACTTCGACGACCTGGGGAAAATGACCTACCTGTCTCAG GTTTTGAAGGAGACTCTAAGGTTGTACCCTACAGCACCAGGCACTTCTCGCTTCATCCCCAACGACATCGTCATCAACGGCATCCCCATCCCAGCGGGAGTCTCATGCGTC TTCAATTCGTATGTCTGTGGAAGGTTGGATAAGTTCTTTGAGGACCCGCTGACGTTTGACCCAGAGAGGTTCCATCCAGACGCTGCCAA AccctattactgctactaccccTTCGCCCTGGGACCACGCTCATGTCTGGGACAGAGCTTCGCACAG ATGGAGGCCAAGGTAGTGATGGCCAAGCTGCTCCAGATGTTTGACttcagcctgctgcctggccagtCCTTTGACATCCTGGACACTGGGTCTTTGAGACCAAAGAGTGGAGTGGTGTGTAACATCAGACACAGAGGACAGACACCCGCAGCCTGA
- the LOC106571110 gene encoding cholesterol 24-hydroxylase isoform X3 has protein sequence MSNDRVVHDKFLEWAETYGPVYRINGMHVVMLCVTCPDTTKEVLMSPKYPKASLVYKRLFNLFGQRFLGSGLVTAQNHDEWYKQRRIMDPAFSSLYLRGQMGVFNERAEKLMDKLADMADTNTAANMHHMFNCVTLDVITKVAFGVELDLLNESDSPFPNAIEMCLKGMVHYLRDSTFQFYPKNKKFINEVKKSCQLLRSTGRQWINERKMAVQNGEDIPKDILTQILKTACKEENIANDDEELMLDNFVTFFIAGQETTANQLAFAVMELGRLPEILTKVRQEVDDVLGMKQEINFDDLGKMTYLSQVLKETLRLYPTAPGTSRFIPNDIVINGIPIPAGVSCVFNSYVCGRLDKFFEDPLTFDPERFHPDAAKPYYCYYPFALGPRSCLGQSFAQMEAKVVMAKLLQMFDFSLLPGQSFDILDTGSLRPKSGVVCNIRHRGQTPAA, from the exons ATGAGCAATGATCGAGTTGTCCACGACAAATTTCTGGAATG GGCTGAGACATATGGACCGGTCTACCGTATCAACGGTATGCATGTTGTGATGTTGTGTGTGACCTGTCCTGATACCACCAAG GAAGTCCTGATGTCACCTAAGTACCCCAAAGCCTCACTGGTCTACAAGCGTCTCTTCAACCTGTTTGGACAGAG GTTTTTGGGAAGTGGCCTGGTCACAGCACAGAATCATGATGAGTGGTACAAACAGCGAAGAATAATGGACCCTGCCTTCAGCAGTCT GTACCTGCGGGGTCAGATGGGTGTGTTCAACGAGAGGGCAGAGAAGCTGATGGATAAACTGGCAGACATGGCTGACACCAACACAGCTGCCAACATGCACCACATGTTCAACTGTGTGACACTGGATGTCATCACTAAG GTGGCGTTTGGAGTGGAGCTGGATCTGCTGAATGAGAGTGACTCTCCGTTTCCCAACGCTATAGAGATGTGTCTGAAGGGAATGGTCCACTATCTCAGAGACTCCACCTTCCAG tTCTACCCAAAGAACAAGAAGTTCATCAACGAGGTGAAGAAGTCTTGTCAGCTGCTGCGTTCGACAGGCAGACAGTGGATCAACGAGAGGAAAATGGCCGTCCAAAACGGAGAGGACATTCCAAAAGACATCCTCACACAGATCCTCAAGACAGCTTGCAAAG AGGAAAACATAGCAAACGATGATGAGGAGCTTATGCTGGACAACTTTGTGACGTTCTTCATTGCGG GGCAAGAGACAACAGCCAATCAACTAGCTTTTGCCGTCATGGAACTGGGAAGGCTGCCAGAGATATTGACGAA GGTGAGGCAGGAAGTGGATGATGTCCTCGGGATGAAACAGGAAATCAACTTCGACGACCTGGGGAAAATGACCTACCTGTCTCAG GTTTTGAAGGAGACTCTAAGGTTGTACCCTACAGCACCAGGCACTTCTCGCTTCATCCCCAACGACATCGTCATCAACGGCATCCCCATCCCAGCGGGAGTCTCATGCGTC TTCAATTCGTATGTCTGTGGAAGGTTGGATAAGTTCTTTGAGGACCCGCTGACGTTTGACCCAGAGAGGTTCCATCCAGACGCTGCCAA AccctattactgctactaccccTTCGCCCTGGGACCACGCTCATGTCTGGGACAGAGCTTCGCACAG ATGGAGGCCAAGGTAGTGATGGCCAAGCTGCTCCAGATGTTTGACttcagcctgctgcctggccagtCCTTTGACATCCTGGACACTGGGTCTTTGAGACCAAAGAGTGGAGTGGTGTGTAACATCAGACACAGAGGACAGACACCCGCAGCCTGA